The Candidatus Binatia bacterium genomic interval GACAACTGCCCGAAGCCGGTTATCGCCGCGATCCACGGCGCGGCGCTCGGCGGCGGCGCGGGCCTCGCGGCCGTCTGCGATATCGCGATCGCGACCGACGACGCGATCTTCGGCTTCACCGAGGTGAAGCTCGGCATCATTCCCGCGGTGATCTCGCCGTTCGTTCTCCCGAAGATCGGCGCATCGCACGCGCGCGCGCTCTTCGTCACCGGCGAACGTTTCGGCGCCACGCACGCTCGCGAGATCGGGCTCGTGCACGAGGTCGTGCCCGCGAGCGAGCTCGATGCGGCGGTCGATCGCCGGCTGGCGGAGCTGAGCACCGCCGCGCCGAGTGCGATCGCCGCGATCAAACTGCTCGTGCGCCGCGTGCTCGACGGCTCGTACGACGAGTCGCGCCCGACGACCACGCAGGCGATCGCGCGCCAACGAGTCTCGCCACAGGGGCAGGAAGGATTGCGCGCCTTTCTCGAGCGCCGCCCGCCCACGTTTGATTAAGAGACTGCTCGTCGCGAATCGGGGCGAAATCGCGGTGCGCGTCGCGCGCGCGGCGCGCGAGATGGGCATCGTTCCGCTCGGCATCTACTCCGAGGCTGACGCCGATGCGTATCATCTGAGCTTCATGGACGACGCGCGCTGCGTCGGCGCGGCGCCGGCGACCGAATCCTACCTCGACGCCGCGGCCATCGTCGCGGCGGCGAAGGCGATGAACGCCGACGCGCTCCATCCCGGCTACGGCTTTCTCTCCGAGCGCGCGGCCTTCGCGCGCGCGGTGCGCGACGCCGGCGTCGTCTTCGTCGGCCCGACGCCGGAGGCGATGGCGGCGATGGGCAGCAAGATCGAGGCGAAGCGCCGCGTGCGCGCGTCCGGCGTTCCGACCGTGCCCGGATATGACGGCGACGACCGGTCGCCGGCGACGCTGCGCGAGCAGGCGGAACGCATCGGCTTCCCGCTCCTCATCAAGGCGAGCGCCGGCGGCGGCGGCCGCGGCATGCGCGTCGTGGAGGCGCCGGCGGCGTTCGGCGACGCGCTCGAGGCGGCGCAGCGCGAAGCGCGCGCGGCCTTCGGCGACGACGCGGTGCTGCTCGAGCGTTATCTGCGCGACCCGCGCCATATCGAGTTTCAGATTCTCGCCGACGCGCGCGGCACGACGATGCATCTCGGCGAACGCGAGTGCTCGATCCAGCGCCGCCATCAGAAGATCGTCGAAGAGGCGCCCTCGGTCGCGCTGACGCCGGAGCTGCGCGCCGAGATGGGCGCGGCGGCGGTGCGCGCCGCCGAATCGGTCGGCTACACGAACGCGGGCACCTGCGAGTTCATGCTCGACGGCGACGGCGCGTATTACTTTCTCGAGATGAACGCGAGGCTGCAAGTCGAGCATCCCGTGACGGAGCTCGTCTATGGGCTCGATCTCGTTCACTGGCAGTTGCGCATCGCCTCGGGCGAGCGCTTGACGATCGCGCAGGCCGACGTCCGGCCGCGCGGCTGGGCGATCGAGACGCGCCTCTATGCCGAGGATCCGGCGAACGCGATGCTGCCGTCGACGGGGACGGTGGAGACCTGGTGGCCGCCGGAAGGGCCGGGCATCCGCGTGGATGCCGGCGTCGCGACCGGAAGCGAAGTAAG includes:
- a CDS encoding acetyl-CoA carboxylase biotin carboxylase subunit → MIKRLLVANRGEIAVRVARAAREMGIVPLGIYSEADADAYHLSFMDDARCVGAAPATESYLDAAAIVAAAKAMNADALHPGYGFLSERAAFARAVRDAGVVFVGPTPEAMAAMGSKIEAKRRVRASGVPTVPGYDGDDRSPATLREQAERIGFPLLIKASAGGGGRGMRVVEAPAAFGDALEAAQREARAAFGDDAVLLERYLRDPRHIEFQILADARGTTMHLGERECSIQRRHQKIVEEAPSVALTPELRAEMGAAAVRAAESVGYTNAGTCEFMLDGDGAYYFLEMNARLQVEHPVTELVYGLDLVHWQLRIASGERLTIAQADVRPRGWAIETRLYAEDPANAMLPSTGTVETWWPPEGPGIRVDAGVATGSEVSHYYDPMLAKLIVYGSDRPAAIARLRTALDDFTVDGVRTNLPLLLWIANDEAFAAGETTTSFLAQRLDESIFAAAAPPSDAVLLAAAALLVDGLAPWRVGDVGIPLRFESGTARVELAADATTEPGVWNLSGDVAGELRARRRGEIVDAACGNADVSGRVTYGDDAIHVHLDGRTWEFSPARPPSVDASGGGYAATGDAAVTAPMPGKIVKVAVKDGDSVAERALLVVLEAMKMEHRIEASAAASVKAVLVKEGQIVAAGTPLVELEV
- a CDS encoding enoyl-CoA hydratase-related protein yields the protein MAESVKLAVGDGIARVTLARPDVRNAFNAEVIAQLHDVFTRITAADDVRAVVLAGEGKVFCGGADVNWMRDSLNLSFDANVADAERMSDMFRAIDNCPKPVIAAIHGAALGGGAGLAAVCDIAIATDDAIFGFTEVKLGIIPAVISPFVLPKIGASHARALFVTGERFGATHAREIGLVHEVVPASELDAAVDRRLAELSTAAPSAIAAIKLLVRRVLDGSYDESRPTTTQAIARQRVSPQGQEGLRAFLERRPPTFD